In a genomic window of Occallatibacter riparius:
- a CDS encoding DUF885 domain-containing protein, with amino-acid sequence MRLIHLSSAAAVAALLLSSFAAAQKLTPAAPNDNASVADRRAAMNALFQQYWTANLERSPEFASALGDKRWNDKISDYSVTAINAWLEQEQNFLTKLGAIDDAGFTDAEKTSRELLLRDFADDIEAADFKEWEMPVDQMHGIYETYPGLANHLSFNEVKDYDDWIARLNAIPTAFAQVTENMSIGIEDHRVPPKYLLKQTLDQVKELANQKPEDSPLASPLKKFPASIAAKEQQRIRTETLNAISKRVLPAYQRFARFLEVSYIPAGRDEPGISSIPDGAKYYQFLIHRETTLNLTANQIHQIGLNEVKRDETEMLAIAQKLGFKDLASFRASLKDNPKLKPASPQALLDTYQGHVNDMQAKLPELFGRLPKNKLEVVRMPEYLEKTAPPAYYDPGSPTANRPGHLWVNFYNVPSRSLLNVEAISYHEGLPGHHLQFAIAQEQEGVPEFRKHDEYTAFVEGWALYSERVGKDIGFYQDPYSDFGRLDADMWRAIRLVVDTGVHSQHWTRQEMVDYFHAHSSLDEPTVQSEVDRYIAWPGQALAYKIGQMTILELRDKAKAELGSKFDIRAFHDQVVDSGAMPMDMLVTKIEAWIATQK; translated from the coding sequence TTGCGCCTGATCCACCTCTCTTCTGCCGCTGCCGTCGCCGCCCTGCTGCTCTCCTCTTTTGCCGCCGCGCAGAAGCTCACTCCCGCCGCGCCCAACGACAATGCCTCGGTTGCCGACCGCCGCGCCGCGATGAACGCCCTTTTCCAGCAGTACTGGACCGCCAACCTGGAGCGCAGCCCCGAATTCGCCTCCGCCCTCGGCGACAAGCGCTGGAACGACAAGATCTCCGACTATTCCGTGACTGCGATTAACGCTTGGCTTGAGCAGGAGCAGAACTTCCTCACCAAGCTCGGCGCCATCGACGACGCCGGCTTCACCGACGCCGAGAAGACCAGCCGCGAGCTTCTCCTGCGCGATTTTGCGGACGACATTGAAGCCGCCGACTTCAAAGAGTGGGAGATGCCCGTCGACCAGATGCACGGCATCTACGAGACCTACCCAGGCCTCGCCAATCACCTCAGCTTCAACGAGGTGAAGGACTACGACGACTGGATCGCCCGCCTGAACGCGATTCCCACCGCCTTCGCGCAGGTCACCGAGAACATGTCCATCGGCATCGAAGACCACCGCGTGCCGCCGAAGTATCTGCTCAAGCAGACGCTGGACCAAGTGAAGGAGCTTGCCAATCAGAAGCCTGAAGACTCGCCGCTCGCCTCACCGCTGAAGAAATTCCCCGCCTCCATTGCCGCCAAGGAACAGCAGCGCATCCGCACTGAGACTCTGAACGCAATCTCCAAGCGCGTCCTGCCCGCCTATCAGCGATTCGCACGCTTCCTCGAAGTCAGCTACATTCCCGCCGGCCGCGACGAGCCCGGCATCTCGTCCATACCCGATGGCGCAAAGTACTACCAGTTCCTCATCCACCGCGAGACTACGCTGAACCTCACCGCCAATCAGATCCACCAAATCGGTCTCAACGAAGTGAAGCGTGACGAAACCGAGATGCTGGCGATAGCGCAGAAGCTCGGCTTTAAAGATCTCGCCTCATTCCGCGCCAGCCTCAAAGACAATCCCAAGCTCAAGCCCGCCTCGCCGCAGGCTCTCCTCGATACCTATCAGGGCCACGTCAACGACATGCAGGCCAAGCTTCCCGAGCTCTTCGGCCGCCTGCCCAAGAACAAGCTTGAAGTCGTGCGCATGCCTGAGTACCTGGAGAAGACCGCGCCACCCGCTTACTACGATCCCGGCTCGCCCACAGCAAACCGCCCCGGCCATCTCTGGGTGAACTTCTATAACGTGCCGAGCCGTAGCCTTCTGAATGTGGAAGCAATCTCTTATCACGAAGGCCTGCCCGGCCATCATCTCCAGTTCGCCATTGCACAGGAGCAGGAGGGCGTGCCCGAATTCCGCAAGCACGACGAGTACACCGCCTTCGTCGAAGGCTGGGCCCTCTACTCCGAACGAGTCGGTAAAGACATTGGGTTCTACCAGGATCCTTACTCCGACTTCGGCCGCCTCGATGCCGACATGTGGCGTGCCATCCGTCTCGTGGTCGACACCGGCGTGCATTCGCAACACTGGACGCGCCAGGAGATGGTCGACTACTTCCACGCGCATTCCTCGCTCGACGAGCCCACAGTGCAGTCCGAGGTCGATCGCTACATCGCATGGCCCGGTCAGGCGCTGGCCTACAAAATCGGCCAGATGACCATCCTCGAGTTGCGCGACAAGGCGAAGGCCGAGCTCGGCAGCAAGTTCGATATCCGCGCCTTCCACGATCAGGTTGTCGATTCAGGCGCCATGCCCATGGACATGCTCGTCACTAAAATTGAAGCCTGGATCGCCACGCAGAAATAG
- a CDS encoding helix-turn-helix domain-containing protein, with amino-acid sequence MQNAAQFPPMLPSAYPVPGPALVETEPDPEVSVAGVSAPWRKLLLQAEMAAPHVQVAAIEGENGVGKQTLARYLLSRSPLAGSSFQRRDAREWLLRDADPSALGGFTYLDRVDLLAPPGQGLLLSVLKALQDRPHSRAMIVASSQISLRQMAGQGLLMPDLAFRLTAVRFAIPPLRTRKEDIPPIAQELLDRICSRYQHRPVELGPGALARLLQHAWPGNVRELASVLESALLEAINNVIRPGDLAIPTDDEFSHDLQPNLPAAGSLGLDDVIHHHVQYVLDLNRGNKLRAARQLGISRSTLYRILGNETILAH; translated from the coding sequence ATGCAGAACGCCGCGCAGTTTCCACCCATGCTTCCCTCCGCTTATCCGGTTCCGGGCCCTGCCTTGGTCGAAACGGAACCGGATCCCGAGGTCTCAGTGGCAGGTGTGAGCGCTCCCTGGCGCAAGCTGCTGCTGCAGGCCGAAATGGCCGCCCCGCACGTTCAGGTGGCCGCAATCGAGGGCGAGAACGGCGTGGGGAAACAGACCCTGGCTCGTTATCTCCTGAGCCGCTCGCCCCTCGCCGGCTCATCCTTCCAGCGCCGCGATGCGCGCGAATGGCTCCTGCGCGACGCTGACCCCTCCGCCCTTGGCGGATTCACTTACCTCGACCGAGTCGATCTGCTCGCGCCTCCGGGCCAGGGACTTCTTCTCAGCGTCCTCAAAGCTCTCCAGGACCGTCCGCACAGCCGCGCCATGATCGTTGCTTCGTCGCAGATATCCCTACGCCAGATGGCCGGGCAGGGCCTGCTCATGCCTGACCTGGCCTTCCGTCTCACCGCGGTCCGTTTCGCCATTCCGCCGCTGCGCACGCGCAAGGAGGACATCCCACCCATCGCGCAGGAGTTGCTCGACCGCATCTGCTCGCGTTATCAGCATCGTCCCGTCGAGTTAGGCCCCGGCGCTTTGGCCCGCCTGCTCCAGCACGCGTGGCCCGGCAATGTGCGCGAGCTCGCCAGCGTGCTTGAGTCCGCACTCCTCGAAGCCATCAACAACGTCATCCGCCCCGGCGACCTGGCCATCCCCACCGATGACGAATTCAGCCATGACTTACAGCCCAACCTGCCTGCCGCTGGAAGCCTGGGCCTCGATGACGTGATTCACCATCATGTGCAATACGTGCTTGATCTGAACCGCGGCAACAAGCTTCGCGCCGCCCGCCAGCTCGGCATCAGCCGCTCCACCCTCTACCGCATCCTCGGCAACGAAACCATCCTCGCGCATTAG
- a CDS encoding FkbM family methyltransferase gives MQRKIIYDFGANNGDDIPYYLKKADVVVAVEANPSLCREIETRFSEEIRDGRLQVENCVVAAEGSSPEVYFYLHKRHHVLGQFPEPDATVIGDFEKVLLPAKSVMQIVGEHGAPYYIKIDIEHYEEVILKELFRNAVKPAFISAEAHSIQVFALMAGMGEYSAFKLVDGETVAKKYRSHAIRVGGGVEPYSFPAHSAGPFGEDIAGEWMNADDLFHVLAKEGLGWKDIHATNRVQLDPGSQVEKRRQKMRHLRGWVGTKLRGR, from the coding sequence TTGCAGAGAAAGATCATCTATGACTTCGGCGCGAACAACGGCGATGACATTCCCTATTACCTGAAGAAGGCGGATGTGGTGGTCGCGGTAGAGGCGAACCCGTCGCTGTGCCGCGAGATCGAGACGCGATTTTCGGAAGAGATTCGCGACGGGCGCCTGCAAGTGGAGAACTGCGTGGTAGCCGCCGAGGGCAGCAGTCCCGAGGTCTACTTCTATCTGCACAAGCGGCACCATGTCCTGGGGCAATTTCCAGAGCCGGATGCGACGGTGATTGGGGATTTCGAGAAGGTGCTGCTGCCCGCCAAATCGGTGATGCAGATCGTTGGGGAGCACGGCGCGCCGTACTACATCAAGATCGATATCGAGCACTACGAGGAAGTGATCCTGAAGGAGCTGTTTCGCAACGCCGTGAAGCCGGCCTTTATTTCGGCGGAGGCACACAGTATCCAGGTGTTCGCGCTGATGGCGGGGATGGGCGAGTACTCGGCGTTCAAACTGGTGGATGGCGAGACGGTGGCGAAGAAGTACAGGAGCCATGCGATTCGCGTGGGCGGTGGGGTGGAGCCGTATTCGTTTCCGGCGCACTCGGCGGGACCGTTCGGCGAGGACATTGCGGGCGAGTGGATGAATGCCGACGATCTGTTTCATGTGCTGGCGAAGGAGGGGCTGGGGTGGAAGGATATCCACGCTACGAACCGTGTTCAGCTCGATCCCGGGTCGCAGGTGGAGAAGCGGCGGCAGAAGATGCGGCATCTGCGGGGATGGGTCGGGACGAAGCTGCGGGGAAGGTGA
- a CDS encoding ABC transporter ATP-binding protein — MALDSISTEELAQPSSPPDGDVIVVEDLWRTYDMGAEQQVHALRGISVRIKHNEYVAIMGPSGSGKSTLMNLIGCLDTPTQGKYWLNSQLVSELDDDQLARIRNKEIGFVFQTFNLLARATSLHNVELPLIYNGTPTQERLERAKKALSDVGLDGRMHHKPNELSGGQRQRVAIARALVNSPSIILADEPTGNLDSKTGVEIMALFDSLHAKGNTIVLVTHEPDIAEYAHRVVHIRDGQIFSDEPSKRFR, encoded by the coding sequence ATGGCTCTAGACAGCATCAGCACTGAAGAGTTGGCACAACCCTCCAGCCCGCCCGACGGCGATGTGATCGTGGTCGAAGACCTCTGGCGCACCTATGACATGGGCGCGGAGCAGCAGGTCCATGCGCTGCGCGGCATCAGCGTGCGCATCAAGCACAACGAGTACGTCGCCATCATGGGCCCCTCGGGCTCGGGCAAGTCGACCCTGATGAACCTCATCGGCTGCCTCGATACACCCACCCAGGGAAAGTACTGGCTTAACAGCCAGCTCGTGAGTGAACTCGACGACGACCAACTGGCGCGCATCCGGAACAAGGAAATCGGATTCGTCTTCCAGACATTCAACCTGCTGGCCCGCGCCACCTCGCTCCACAACGTCGAATTGCCGCTGATCTACAACGGCACGCCGACGCAGGAGCGCCTGGAGCGCGCCAAGAAGGCGCTCTCGGACGTAGGCCTCGACGGCCGCATGCACCACAAGCCGAACGAGCTCTCCGGCGGCCAGCGGCAGCGTGTCGCGATCGCCCGCGCGCTCGTCAACAGCCCCTCGATCATCCTGGCCGACGAGCCCACCGGCAACCTCGACTCCAAGACCGGTGTCGAGATCATGGCGCTCTTCGATAGCCTTCATGCCAAGGGCAACACGATCGTGCTCGTCACCCACGAGCCCGACATCGCCGAGTACGCTCATCGCGTCGTCCACATCCGCGACGGCCAGATCTTCTCCGACGAACCCTCCAAGCGCTTCCGCTAA
- the proC gene encoding pyrroline-5-carboxylate reductase yields MADIAVEAAQVPAQIPNVTVAVLGAGKMGGILLQAFLKQNLFAPEQIFATVGHAERALALSTQWGVDVSTDNVEAVRKADLILLGVKPFQVPDLIEQIKPALTPAKTLVSFAASVKTRAIEDAAGMEIAVIRAMPNTPSALGAGAAGLCRGRFVKPEQMELAQRIFETVGRTVVVDEKHMDAVTGLSASGPAYIYIIIEALAEAGVKVGLPRDTATQLAAQTVFGAGKMVLETGYHPALLKDAVTTPAGCTIDGILELEEGGLRVTLIKAVMRATERAKQLAAG; encoded by the coding sequence ATGGCTGACATCGCCGTTGAGGCCGCTCAAGTCCCCGCGCAAATCCCCAACGTAACCGTCGCCGTGCTCGGCGCCGGAAAGATGGGCGGAATCCTTCTGCAGGCGTTCCTGAAGCAGAACCTCTTTGCGCCCGAGCAGATCTTCGCCACCGTCGGCCACGCCGAGCGCGCACTCGCGCTCAGCACCCAGTGGGGCGTCGACGTGAGCACCGACAACGTCGAAGCCGTGCGCAAAGCCGACCTGATCCTGCTCGGCGTCAAGCCCTTCCAGGTGCCCGATCTGATCGAGCAGATCAAGCCCGCGCTCACGCCCGCCAAGACGCTCGTCTCCTTCGCCGCCAGCGTGAAAACGCGCGCCATTGAAGACGCCGCGGGCATGGAGATCGCCGTAATCCGCGCCATGCCCAATACGCCGTCCGCCCTGGGAGCAGGCGCAGCAGGCCTGTGCCGCGGCCGCTTCGTCAAGCCTGAGCAGATGGAGCTCGCGCAGCGCATCTTCGAAACCGTCGGCCGCACCGTCGTCGTCGACGAGAAGCACATGGATGCGGTCACCGGCCTCTCCGCCTCTGGCCCCGCATACATCTACATCATCATCGAGGCGTTGGCCGAAGCCGGCGTAAAGGTCGGCCTGCCCCGCGACACCGCCACGCAACTCGCCGCGCAAACCGTCTTCGGCGCGGGCAAAATGGTGCTCGAAACCGGCTATCATCCTGCCCTGCTCAAAGACGCCGTCACCACGCCTGCCGGCTGTACCATCGATGGCATCCTCGAACTCGAAGAAGGCGGCCTCCGCGTCACGCTGATCAAAGCTGTGATGCGCGCCACGGAACGCGCCAAGCAGCTGGCAGCAGGGTGA
- a CDS encoding efflux RND transporter periplasmic adaptor subunit: MKKILLIVFAILVAAGLVTFMVVRQQSGYTKVLTAKIVKQDLSTVISGTGQIKPKTFAVIGSTAQGRITHLYAKEGDHVKKGQVLAVVENVGQEAQVAGQKAAISAAQTDISSYVAAEKTAQANVEHAQADLQQKKLDYDRAQGLYKAGIMAKQDYDAKKAAYDLDVATLAQAEAGLNQAKANTASARGHLGTQEATLRSYQNALSLTQATAPFDGVVTDEPVREGETVVPGIQNSNGSTFMTVADMSVVTAEVKVDETDIVNVKVGQPADVTVDAIPNRIFKGHVTLVGDQALLRSTGVATSQSTTGTEEAKDFKVVVTLDQPDNSLRPGLSTTARITTAHKAGVLSLPIQALTIKPPDKPAANGNVQAASSSSSSSTGQPDQQGVYVLSKDAHGKLRAHFVPVTTGITGATDIEVLTGLKEGDEIVTGPYKTLRGLKENALIKRDTAKPLTTTPNNS, translated from the coding sequence ATGAAGAAGATTCTTCTCATTGTTTTCGCCATTCTTGTCGCCGCTGGACTCGTGACCTTCATGGTGGTCAGGCAGCAGTCTGGCTACACAAAGGTTCTTACCGCCAAGATCGTTAAGCAGGACCTGTCCACCGTGATCAGCGGCACCGGACAGATCAAGCCCAAGACCTTTGCCGTCATCGGCTCCACCGCCCAGGGTCGCATCACCCACCTTTACGCAAAGGAAGGCGACCACGTTAAGAAAGGGCAAGTCCTCGCAGTAGTTGAGAACGTGGGGCAGGAAGCCCAGGTGGCGGGGCAGAAAGCAGCCATTTCGGCGGCTCAAACCGACATCTCGTCCTACGTTGCGGCGGAAAAGACCGCCCAGGCCAATGTCGAGCACGCCCAGGCCGATCTCCAGCAAAAGAAGCTGGACTATGACCGCGCCCAGGGTCTCTACAAGGCCGGCATCATGGCCAAGCAGGACTACGACGCCAAGAAGGCCGCCTACGACCTCGACGTCGCGACTCTGGCCCAGGCCGAGGCCGGCCTCAACCAGGCCAAGGCAAACACAGCGTCAGCGCGAGGCCATCTCGGCACCCAGGAAGCCACGTTGCGCTCCTACCAGAACGCGCTCAGCTTGACCCAGGCCACTGCTCCGTTCGATGGCGTGGTGACGGATGAGCCCGTACGCGAAGGCGAAACCGTGGTGCCCGGCATCCAAAACTCCAACGGCTCAACCTTCATGACCGTTGCCGATATGAGCGTCGTTACCGCCGAAGTGAAGGTGGACGAGACCGACATCGTCAACGTCAAAGTTGGCCAGCCCGCCGACGTCACCGTTGACGCGATTCCGAACAGAATCTTCAAGGGCCATGTGACCCTGGTCGGCGATCAGGCCCTGCTCCGCTCCACCGGTGTGGCCACCTCACAGTCCACCACCGGCACTGAAGAAGCCAAGGACTTCAAGGTCGTTGTCACGCTGGACCAGCCTGACAACTCGCTGCGTCCGGGCCTGTCGACCACCGCCAGGATCACGACGGCCCACAAAGCCGGCGTGCTTTCGCTGCCCATCCAGGCACTTACCATCAAGCCCCCGGATAAGCCGGCGGCCAACGGCAATGTTCAGGCCGCTTCAAGCAGCTCCAGTTCCTCGACGGGTCAACCCGATCAGCAGGGCGTGTATGTTCTCAGCAAGGACGCGCACGGCAAGCTGCGCGCGCACTTTGTGCCTGTGACCACCGGCATCACCGGCGCCACCGACATTGAAGTGCTCACCGGTCTGAAAGAGGGCGACGAGATCGTCACCGGTCCCTACAAGACCCTGCGCGGCTTGAAAGAGAACGCGCTCATCAAACGCGACACGGCGAAGCCGCTCACTACGACGCCTAACAACTCGTAA
- a CDS encoding carboxypeptidase-like regulatory domain-containing protein produces MGTVPALASGPSSVTGVVRNTAGVPQIGAVVQLLRPDLSVVASVYTNSKGRYSFATVVPGRYAVKAMGTSFLPSLRENVRVQTSIVVNMTLNTLYEVMQWLPAQPRSADASRDDWKWTLRSAANRPLLRWLEDGPLVVVSDGRSKPKLKARLLATGGAGTFSEDGQRIAMEVEDTPSDSRELLARVDFAPGTDGSMESMLGFRQDLGFAGAVQSVAAVTIHPEVEGVGAGGLNEATLRTWEDINMGDEFQVQAGGQQVMARFAQDSPNTVTAALPFVSVGWRKGDGMVSYRFATAVPDTRGLAETQAGAWMPAVAMRDGRLTLEHGIHQEIGWERRTDDSGFAVFFYSDTLSNPVVEGMAHGVAPAGPNVLYDGSSGLVRTATSGYSSTGVVATVERRLPRGNHVRVSYANGDALVMQAQQHATPLSQLISSAHPRRAQMYSLSLSGTLDGTGTRWRASYRWQPEDTVTRIAPYALEAEQPYLNIHLRQPVYAGHDSARSLDAMIDIRNLLAQGQHPFVLTDGSLLVFAQDQRGVTAGLAFTF; encoded by the coding sequence TTGGGTACAGTTCCAGCGCTTGCGTCTGGACCGTCCTCAGTCACAGGCGTGGTGCGGAATACCGCCGGTGTGCCGCAAATCGGCGCGGTGGTCCAGCTGCTGCGCCCTGATCTTTCCGTCGTTGCCAGCGTTTACACCAATTCCAAAGGACGCTATTCCTTCGCGACAGTTGTACCCGGCCGCTATGCGGTCAAGGCGATGGGCACGTCGTTCCTTCCTTCGCTGCGCGAAAATGTGCGAGTGCAGACCAGCATCGTCGTCAACATGACGCTGAACACCTTATATGAGGTGATGCAGTGGCTGCCGGCCCAGCCGCGCTCGGCGGATGCAAGTCGAGACGACTGGAAATGGACGCTGCGCTCGGCTGCGAATCGTCCGCTGTTGCGGTGGCTTGAGGACGGGCCGCTGGTTGTGGTGTCGGACGGACGCTCGAAGCCGAAGCTGAAGGCACGCCTGCTTGCAACGGGCGGCGCCGGGACCTTCAGCGAGGATGGGCAGCGGATCGCGATGGAAGTGGAAGACACGCCGTCTGACAGTCGCGAGCTTCTGGCCCGGGTGGACTTTGCGCCGGGCACGGATGGCAGCATGGAGTCGATGCTGGGCTTCCGGCAGGATCTGGGTTTCGCGGGTGCGGTGCAGTCGGTGGCTGCGGTGACGATCCACCCTGAGGTAGAAGGTGTCGGTGCAGGCGGGCTGAATGAGGCCACCCTGCGAACTTGGGAAGACATCAACATGGGTGATGAATTCCAAGTGCAGGCCGGTGGCCAGCAGGTGATGGCGCGGTTCGCGCAGGATTCGCCGAATACGGTGACTGCGGCGCTGCCGTTTGTATCGGTGGGCTGGCGCAAGGGCGACGGCATGGTGAGCTATCGCTTTGCCACGGCTGTTCCGGATACGCGCGGGCTGGCTGAAACGCAGGCAGGAGCCTGGATGCCCGCGGTGGCGATGCGCGATGGGCGCCTGACCCTGGAGCATGGCATCCACCAGGAGATTGGCTGGGAGCGCAGAACGGATGACTCGGGCTTCGCGGTCTTCTTCTACTCGGACACTTTGAGCAATCCAGTGGTTGAGGGCATGGCTCACGGTGTAGCGCCGGCGGGGCCGAACGTCCTGTATGACGGCTCGAGCGGCCTGGTCCGCACTGCGACGAGTGGTTACTCCAGCACTGGCGTGGTGGCGACGGTAGAGCGCCGCCTGCCGCGTGGCAACCATGTCCGCGTGAGCTATGCGAACGGAGATGCGCTGGTAATGCAGGCTCAGCAGCATGCGACGCCTCTGAGCCAACTGATTTCGTCGGCGCACCCGCGGCGGGCCCAGATGTACTCGCTCTCGCTTTCGGGCACGCTCGACGGAACGGGCACGCGGTGGCGTGCGAGCTATCGATGGCAGCCGGAAGACACGGTCACGCGCATTGCTCCCTATGCGCTGGAGGCCGAGCAGCCATATCTGAACATCCATCTGCGGCAGCCGGTGTACGCAGGCCACGACAGCGCGCGCAGCCTCGACGCGATGATCGATATTCGCAATTTGCTGGCGCAAGGCCAGCATCCGTTTGTGCTCACCGATGGCTCGCTGCTGGTGTTCGCACAGGATCAGCGCGGCGTAACCGCGGGACTCGCGTTCACCTTCTAA
- a CDS encoding GWxTD domain-containing protein: MSNRRSFLAVAMVCGLISISSHRLHAQSASSNAQAQPSTAQDEPDPLKRERSDKEKFAADRLRRQELKGAYKTWLDQDVAYIISDEERKAFKNLSNDEERDAFIETFWLRRNPNPDSPENEFREEHYRRIAYANEHFAAGKPGWKTDRGHIYIAFGKPDSIDSHPSGGAYQRPIDEGGGSTSTFPFEVWHYRYLEGIGDNIDIEFVDTCQCGDYHFTIDRGEKDALLRVPGMGLTQWESMGMAKKADRFHGGPETLGTGPLASSQQSKEFDRLELAAKLFAPPPVKFKDLESAMTSHSILNGPPFPFDVRTDFVKVTDSMVLVPITLQLRNRDITFETKNGVSRGVVNILGKVTTITHRVVQTFEDTVEVEQPAELLEKSLDRKSIYWKALPLLPGSYRLDIAIKDVHNPDHVGVFGRSLEVPKFYDEKLATSSLILADQMAVVDSHSIGGTGNCVIGNTKICPRVGQTPTTPVSFTRNQQLNFWMQVYNLQINDATKSNNAKVTYQIVDTATNNVIFEKQLDSKDLGEHSDQLTVEKSLPIAGLQPGKYQVTIKVNDEISKQEIAKSAPFVVE, encoded by the coding sequence ATGTCCAACCGCCGTTCCTTTTTAGCCGTCGCAATGGTTTGCGGCCTGATTTCGATTTCCTCGCACAGGCTCCACGCCCAGTCCGCAAGCAGCAACGCGCAAGCGCAGCCTTCGACGGCGCAAGACGAACCGGATCCCCTGAAGCGTGAACGCTCCGACAAGGAGAAATTCGCGGCGGATAGGTTGAGACGTCAGGAGTTAAAGGGCGCCTACAAGACGTGGCTTGATCAGGATGTGGCCTACATCATCAGCGACGAAGAGCGGAAGGCGTTCAAGAACCTCAGCAACGACGAGGAGCGCGACGCGTTCATCGAGACGTTCTGGCTGCGCCGCAATCCCAATCCGGATTCGCCGGAGAACGAGTTCCGCGAGGAGCACTACCGCCGCATCGCCTACGCGAATGAGCACTTTGCCGCCGGGAAGCCTGGATGGAAGACGGACCGCGGACACATCTATATTGCTTTCGGCAAGCCGGATTCGATCGACTCGCACCCTTCGGGCGGCGCGTATCAGCGTCCGATTGATGAAGGCGGCGGCTCAACGTCCACGTTCCCGTTCGAGGTTTGGCACTACCGGTATCTCGAGGGTATCGGCGACAACATCGATATTGAATTTGTGGACACCTGTCAGTGCGGCGACTATCACTTCACCATCGACCGCGGCGAGAAGGATGCTCTGCTGCGCGTGCCGGGCATGGGTCTGACGCAGTGGGAGTCGATGGGCATGGCCAAGAAGGCCGACCGCTTCCACGGCGGCCCGGAAACACTGGGCACCGGACCGCTGGCGTCGAGCCAGCAGTCGAAAGAATTTGACCGCCTGGAGCTGGCCGCCAAGCTGTTTGCACCGCCGCCGGTGAAGTTCAAGGATCTTGAGTCGGCGATGACCAGCCACTCGATCCTGAACGGACCGCCGTTCCCGTTCGATGTGCGCACGGACTTCGTGAAGGTGACGGACAGCATGGTTCTGGTGCCGATCACCTTGCAGCTCCGCAACCGTGACATCACGTTCGAAACCAAGAACGGGGTTTCGCGCGGCGTGGTGAATATCCTGGGCAAGGTCACCACGATTACGCACCGCGTGGTGCAGACGTTCGAGGACACGGTGGAAGTGGAACAGCCGGCCGAGCTGCTGGAGAAGAGCCTCGACCGCAAGTCGATCTACTGGAAGGCGCTGCCGCTGCTGCCGGGTTCCTATCGTCTGGATATCGCCATCAAGGACGTGCACAACCCGGATCATGTAGGTGTTTTTGGCCGCAGCCTGGAAGTACCCAAGTTCTACGACGAGAAGCTGGCGACGTCGTCGCTGATTCTCGCCGACCAGATGGCGGTCGTAGATTCACACTCCATTGGCGGCACCGGGAACTGCGTGATCGGCAATACCAAGATCTGCCCCCGCGTTGGCCAGACGCCGACCACCCCGGTGAGCTTTACACGGAATCAGCAACTTAACTTCTGGATGCAGGTCTACAATCTGCAGATCAACGACGCGACCAAAAGTAATAACGCGAAGGTGACCTACCAGATTGTCGATACTGCTACGAACAACGTGATTTTCGAGAAACAGCTGGATTCAAAGGACTTGGGAGAACACAGCGATCAGCTCACGGTTGAGAAATCGCTGCCGATTGCAGGCCTCCAGCCGGGCAAATACCAGGTGACGATCAAGGTGAACGACGAAATCTCAAAACAAGAGATTGCAAAGTCGGCACCTTTTGTCGTGGAATAG